One region of Sulfurisphaera ohwakuensis genomic DNA includes:
- the purT gene encoding formate-dependent phosphoribosylglycinamide formyltransferase has protein sequence MEIGTPLFEGAKKLLWLGGGELGKEMVIEAQRMGIETIVVDRYDMAPAMHVAHRKYVVNMLDGNAIKSIIKKENPDAIITEIEAINTDALLELESEGYKVIPNAKAVKICMNRIELRKLAAEKVKVPTTQYGFAENPEEVKKICKDIGYPCMIKPEMSSSGHGHEVIYNESEVEQKFKEAISHARGKSEQVIVEEYVKIDRELTVLTYRYLDDKGVVTKTITPIEHQRPSDVYYYVESWHPSTVDKDIIERAQEYATRVVNELGGFGIFGVEIIVSGNRVLFSEVSPRPHDTGLVTMASLDINEFQIHVRSALGLPTPEVKIVSPAAAHVILANNEGWAPKFLNVEKALQIPGVQIRLFGKPSTYYKRRMGVVLATGNTVEEAKEKARKAASLVLVT, from the coding sequence ATGGAAATAGGTACCCCTTTATTTGAAGGTGCAAAGAAACTTCTCTGGTTAGGTGGAGGAGAATTAGGAAAAGAAATGGTAATAGAAGCACAAAGAATGGGTATAGAAACCATTGTAGTTGATAGGTATGACATGGCTCCAGCTATGCACGTAGCCCATAGAAAATACGTTGTTAATATGTTAGACGGAAACGCAATAAAGAGTATAATAAAGAAAGAGAACCCAGACGCAATAATTACAGAAATTGAAGCTATAAACACAGATGCGTTATTAGAGTTAGAAAGTGAAGGATACAAAGTAATTCCTAACGCTAAAGCTGTAAAAATCTGCATGAACAGGATTGAATTAAGGAAGTTAGCAGCGGAGAAAGTTAAAGTACCAACAACGCAGTATGGTTTCGCTGAAAACCCAGAAGAAGTAAAGAAAATTTGTAAGGATATTGGATATCCTTGTATGATAAAACCAGAAATGAGTTCTAGTGGACATGGACATGAGGTTATATATAATGAATCCGAAGTAGAACAAAAGTTTAAAGAAGCTATTTCGCACGCAAGAGGAAAAAGCGAACAAGTAATAGTAGAAGAATACGTTAAAATTGACAGAGAATTAACAGTTTTAACCTATAGGTATTTAGATGATAAAGGAGTTGTAACTAAGACAATTACCCCAATTGAACATCAAAGACCTTCAGATGTGTATTATTACGTGGAATCTTGGCACCCCTCAACAGTGGATAAAGATATAATAGAAAGAGCCCAAGAATATGCTACAAGAGTTGTTAATGAATTAGGTGGTTTTGGTATATTTGGTGTAGAAATAATAGTCTCTGGGAATAGGGTATTATTCAGTGAAGTATCCCCAAGGCCTCATGACACTGGTTTGGTTACAATGGCAAGCCTGGATATTAATGAATTTCAAATTCACGTTAGGAGTGCATTAGGTTTACCTACACCTGAGGTGAAGATAGTTTCACCAGCTGCTGCACACGTTATTTTAGCAAACAATGAAGGATGGGCACCTAAATTTTTAAATGTAGAAAAAGCTTTGCAAATTCCTGGTGTTCAAATAAGGCTATTCGGGAAACCATCCACATATTATAAAAGAAGAATGGGAGTGGTATTAGCTACTGGTAATACAGTAGAGGAAGCAAAGGAAAAAGCAAGGAAAGCAGCTTCATTAGTCCTAGTTACTTAG
- a CDS encoding phosphatidate cytidylyltransferase — translation MPLLTLADILWGVILTIWVGIVTLYISKIISKYTSVYVARKAIHMLGGGVVAVVSPFVFTSPLVPIIASYTLMTYLIVRRIKDGIMGWFQEKDNYGEIFYTFSYGTLLLIMWVIDGNYWSTKDVFIPLLPILYMSFGDGVTGIIRNYVYKRRVKGFWGSVGMAIVCIPLGYYLFGLYGAISGIIATVVEALPLVDDNLSIPFISFLFLYSVIKLF, via the coding sequence ATGCCTCTTTTGACATTAGCTGACATATTATGGGGAGTTATACTTACAATTTGGGTCGGTATTGTTACCTTATACATTTCTAAGATAATTAGCAAGTATACAAGTGTTTACGTAGCAAGAAAAGCCATTCATATGCTGGGTGGTGGTGTAGTTGCAGTAGTATCCCCATTTGTATTTACGTCTCCTCTGGTTCCTATTATAGCATCTTATACATTGATGACATACCTTATAGTAAGGAGGATCAAAGATGGTATTATGGGATGGTTCCAAGAAAAAGATAATTATGGAGAGATATTTTATACTTTCTCATATGGTACATTACTATTAATAATGTGGGTTATTGATGGAAATTATTGGTCTACTAAAGATGTTTTCATACCATTACTTCCCATACTTTATATGTCATTTGGCGATGGTGTTACTGGTATAATAAGGAATTATGTATATAAGCGAAGAGTAAAAGGTTTTTGGGGAAGTGTAGGGATGGCTATTGTGTGTATTCCTCTTGGTTATTATCTCTTTGGTCTTTATGGTGCTATTTCTGGTATAATAGCTACTGTAGTTGAAGCTCTTCCTTTAGTTGATGATAATTTAAGTATCCCATTTATTTCTTTCTTGTTCCTATATTCCGTCATAAAATTGTTTTAG
- a CDS encoding FAD-dependent oxidoreductase: MKILIIGRGIIGSSLYYMLKDLGHSVIVVESGFRKFYPTLIHSLLLKGKDIELAIESKKFYEKYKIPLIKYPSYTIGKIDKKIIDDWISYGFNVEEKYINWLNSYAIIGKNTDSLVAIKKLIDKVPYIDGVAKIKNSVVEVDGKTVNADIIILTAGAWNSYITDFKLPLKSYYCWAWVTSNTNSLLDKVFIYDYELGYYSRPLFGLGMKLNIVGDGDTIVSDPFTKRFGDLSPVKKATERVGELRPLFRGEGYCEGTPDMKPVYGRITDKIYIAGGLNGYGAEVGPGIAKLLVDFITKGTEEKEYIIDRFSNVSDFELGKEPHEL; this comes from the coding sequence GTGAAGATACTAATAATAGGAAGAGGAATAATCGGAAGTTCTTTATATTATATGCTAAAAGATCTTGGTCATTCAGTCATTGTAGTAGAATCTGGATTCAGAAAGTTTTATCCTACGTTAATTCACTCACTTCTACTTAAAGGAAAAGATATAGAGTTAGCAATTGAAAGTAAAAAATTTTATGAAAAGTATAAAATTCCTTTAATTAAATATCCATCATATACCATAGGAAAAATTGATAAGAAAATAATTGATGATTGGATATCCTATGGTTTTAACGTAGAGGAAAAATACATAAATTGGCTAAATTCTTATGCAATCATAGGAAAAAATACCGATAGCCTTGTAGCAATAAAAAAGTTGATCGATAAAGTACCTTATATTGATGGAGTAGCAAAAATAAAAAATAGTGTAGTAGAAGTTGATGGTAAAACAGTAAACGCTGATATTATAATTTTAACTGCTGGTGCCTGGAATAGTTATATAACTGATTTCAAACTCCCTCTAAAATCGTATTATTGCTGGGCATGGGTTACTAGTAATACTAATTCTCTTCTAGATAAAGTATTTATATATGACTATGAATTAGGATATTATTCAAGACCTCTATTTGGATTAGGAATGAAGCTTAATATTGTAGGAGATGGAGATACCATAGTAAGTGATCCTTTTACTAAGAGATTTGGAGATCTATCCCCAGTTAAAAAGGCAACTGAGAGAGTTGGGGAATTGAGACCTTTATTTAGAGGAGAAGGGTATTGTGAAGGTACTCCAGATATGAAACCGGTTTACGGTAGAATAACTGATAAAATTTATATTGCAGGTGGATTGAACGGTTACGGTGCAGAAGTAGGTCCTGGGATTGCTAAATTATTAGTTGACTTTATAACAAAAGGTACAGAAGAGAAAGAATATATAATAGATCGTTTCTCTAACGTCTCAGATTTTGAATTAGGTAAAGAACCTCATGAATTATAA